Proteins from a single region of Dyadobacter fanqingshengii:
- a CDS encoding ExbD/TolR family protein, producing the protein MGKVRPKKHAPHTDMTAMTDVAFLLLTFFIMTATFKSNEAEITTPSSISQIKVPDDDIMVISIDKAGKVFFGVDAKPVRAAMLENIGQSKGITFTETEKAKFALQSSFGFPLAQLKPWLNMSKEQMPNVKQPGIPVDSTGASELADWVYAARKANNQLRIALKGDNLSKFPVFKDVLSNLQSQNINKFNLITGSEQAPAGYTND; encoded by the coding sequence ATGGGAAAGGTAAGACCTAAGAAGCATGCGCCGCATACGGATATGACAGCGATGACTGACGTAGCGTTCTTACTACTGACGTTCTTTATCATGACGGCAACTTTTAAGTCGAATGAAGCGGAGATTACAACCCCCTCTTCCATTTCGCAGATTAAAGTTCCGGATGATGACATTATGGTCATTAGTATTGACAAAGCGGGCAAAGTGTTCTTTGGAGTGGATGCCAAACCGGTAAGAGCAGCAATGCTTGAAAACATTGGTCAATCAAAAGGGATCACGTTCACTGAGACTGAAAAAGCAAAATTTGCATTGCAATCTAGTTTCGGATTTCCGTTGGCTCAATTGAAACCTTGGTTGAACATGTCGAAGGAACAAATGCCAAATGTGAAGCAACCAGGTATTCCGGTTGATTCAACAGGGGCAAGTGAACTGGCTGACTGGGTTTATGCAGCTCGTAAAGCAAACAACCAATTGAGAATCGCTTTGAAAGGTGACAACCTTTCCAAGTTCCCGGTTTTCAAAGATGTGTTGTCTAACTTACAGTCGCAGAACATCAACAAGTTCAACTTGATCACAGGTAGCGAACAAGCGCCTGCCGGCTACACGAACGATTAG
- a CDS encoding energy transducer TonB, whose protein sequence is MAEIGPNATLDDIVFADRNKAYGAFSLRQGYRADVTKATLIGAVLFVLAMFTPSIINKLSAGEEEEVAMVEVDLMKIPPPPIDPAEPPPPPPPPVEQPKVNTVKFLPPEVKKDEEVPEEVPPPTVEEIKEAVVADKTIEGDPNANEIIVAPEAVAAPSKGTVVEAAPEPEKVFTVVEQQPEFPGGTAEMYKYLGKNIKYPSAASRANVSGRVFMSFVVNTDGSIQDVAVLKGLGFGCDEEAIRVVKAMPKWKPGKQSGRAVRVKYNLPINFQLE, encoded by the coding sequence ATGGCAGAAATAGGCCCGAATGCTACACTGGATGATATAGTGTTTGCTGATCGCAACAAGGCGTACGGAGCATTTTCACTTCGTCAAGGATATCGTGCTGACGTGACGAAGGCTACTTTAATCGGAGCTGTACTTTTTGTTCTTGCAATGTTTACACCGTCAATTATCAATAAATTGTCGGCTGGCGAGGAAGAAGAAGTAGCAATGGTTGAAGTGGATTTAATGAAAATACCACCGCCGCCAATAGATCCGGCAGAACCACCACCGCCACCACCACCACCGGTTGAACAGCCTAAGGTGAACACGGTTAAGTTCTTGCCTCCTGAGGTAAAAAAGGATGAAGAAGTGCCTGAAGAGGTGCCACCACCAACAGTAGAAGAAATTAAAGAAGCTGTTGTTGCGGATAAAACAATTGAAGGAGATCCTAACGCGAACGAAATCATTGTGGCTCCGGAAGCAGTTGCGGCACCAAGCAAAGGAACAGTTGTAGAAGCAGCGCCAGAACCGGAAAAGGTTTTTACCGTTGTAGAGCAACAGCCTGAGTTTCCCGGAGGTACGGCTGAAATGTACAAGTATTTAGGTAAAAATATCAAATACCCAAGTGCAGCTTCACGTGCTAACGTTTCAGGAAGGGTGTTTATGTCATTCGTAGTAAATACGGATGGAAGTATACAAGATGTGGCTGTGTTGAAAGGACTTGGTTTTGGTTGCGACGAGGAAGCTATCCGTGTTGTGAAAGCAATGCCGAAGTGGAAGCCTGGAAAACAATCAGGACGTGCAGTTCGTGTTAAGTACAACCTGCCAATCAATTTCCAACTGGAGTAA
- a CDS encoding substrate-binding domain-containing protein, producing MKFRSAGIMLGTSVAFLSLLGCGGSNGDLDNPRQGTITIASDESFKPLVNALTNAYEGIYPNTHFKLDYKPEQEAIRQLLQDSARIIFATRQLNEKEAEIIKKQKGSHKFQHIATDGLALVISKSNTDSLITMPEIKAILEGKITDWSQLKDGNQKGLITLVFDNANASNLNFVLNKFGITDIQRLRIISSGSNENVIKDVRTNPLHLGFIGVTWISDGHSLASEELSKGIHVMGVAQKAKPDSLPDYIQPFQGGLEFKRYPLHRDLYIISREGYSGLGGGLMTYIARDVGGLIIQKMGLLPTVPYPRELEITTGKNF from the coding sequence ATGAAATTCAGGTCGGCCGGAATAATGCTCGGCACATCAGTAGCGTTTCTGAGCTTACTAGGTTGCGGTGGTTCTAATGGTGATCTTGACAATCCCAGGCAGGGAACAATCACCATTGCCTCGGACGAATCATTCAAACCACTAGTAAATGCACTGACCAATGCTTACGAGGGTATTTATCCGAATACGCATTTCAAATTGGATTACAAGCCTGAACAGGAAGCGATCCGCCAGCTTTTACAAGACAGTGCCCGGATCATCTTTGCCACCAGGCAGTTGAATGAAAAGGAAGCAGAGATCATTAAGAAGCAGAAAGGATCTCATAAATTTCAGCACATAGCGACAGACGGTCTTGCCTTGGTGATTAGTAAATCTAATACAGACAGCCTGATCACGATGCCGGAAATAAAGGCAATTCTTGAAGGTAAGATCACTGATTGGTCTCAATTAAAAGACGGAAATCAGAAGGGCCTGATCACGTTGGTGTTTGACAATGCAAATGCGAGCAACCTCAATTTTGTTCTTAATAAGTTTGGGATTACCGATATTCAACGTTTGCGTATAATTTCATCAGGTTCGAACGAGAATGTAATAAAGGATGTCAGAACTAATCCACTGCACCTGGGATTTATAGGTGTAACCTGGATCAGCGACGGACATTCTCTGGCATCGGAGGAACTTTCGAAGGGAATCCACGTGATGGGTGTCGCACAAAAAGCGAAGCCGGATTCGTTGCCTGATTACATTCAGCCTTTTCAGGGCGGACTTGAATTTAAAAGATATCCCCTCCACCGGGATTTGTATATCATCAGCCGTGAAGGATACTCGGGCTTGGGAGGCGGATTAATGACTTACATCGCACGGGATGTAGGTGGGTTGATAATCCAGAAAATGGGCTTATTGCCAACTGTACCTTACCCTAGGGAGCTTGAAATCACCACAGGGAAGAATTTTTAA
- a CDS encoding ExbD/TolR family protein: MAAIEESGGGGHGKGDGKVRAKKMSTRVDMTPMVDLGFLLITFFMLATTMSKPTSMTLAVPDKTDEKDQEKTEPLKASKVLTLFMGANDDVYYLDGIAADDDKAVASMKTTRYGFDLRSVIFASAKRINAANPKDEKGNDPFVVVIKPTPVSTYKNMVDVLDEMAITKSKRYALVETLTDSEKKLLGDKIEEK; encoded by the coding sequence ATGGCAGCAATTGAAGAATCCGGTGGTGGTGGGCATGGCAAGGGCGACGGTAAGGTTCGGGCCAAGAAAATGTCCACTCGTGTGGACATGACTCCAATGGTGGACTTGGGATTCTTGCTTATTACGTTTTTCATGCTAGCAACGACAATGTCGAAACCGACATCCATGACGTTGGCTGTGCCTGATAAGACGGATGAGAAAGACCAGGAAAAAACTGAACCGTTGAAAGCGTCGAAAGTGTTGACCCTATTTATGGGAGCCAACGACGATGTATATTATCTTGACGGAATTGCCGCGGATGATGATAAGGCAGTAGCATCTATGAAAACAACTCGCTATGGGTTCGATCTTAGAAGTGTTATTTTCGCTTCTGCAAAGCGCATCAATGCTGCGAATCCGAAAGATGAGAAAGGAAACGATCCTTTTGTTGTGGTAATTAAGCCAACGCCGGTTTCAACCTACAAAAACATGGTTGATGTATTGGATGAAATGGCCATTACCAAATCAAAAAGATATGCACTTGTAGAGACTCTGACAGATTCGGAGAAGAAGCTCTTGGGTGACAAAATCGAAGAGAAATAA
- a CDS encoding tetratricopeptide repeat protein — protein MKLVALVIGLLAFVNLHAQTTQDGLALIHGERYNEAGDLFKKLAETAPSADNQYYLGYYYIKTNQLDEAQKAFDKGLTIDDKSYLNKVGQGTVALAKGETAKAKELFAEAEKKKKKDAEVLFRIGEAYTLFEKNNDPAEAIRLLDEAVKRDKNLADAYLAKGDALMLRNEGGAAVTAYEYALTAKPNYATAHNAIGSIYLRGKNYNLALENYKKAIEADPNFAPAYKDLAELYFFAQKYKQAAENFDLYIQKSGTTDPEMKLRAAQFAFTADDYAKSLQLLEEIKGKINNPITLRMYGWSYFKTNKPDEAIQNLTEFLKVAPDKVIGDDYKYLGRAYNQKVTDGKGYDSTGVAYMLKGADMDTSKAEAATAYKEVAALYYAAKDFPNAAATFEKGIALDTSKASANDYYYTGLSNFQMATANVLPTAADSNYADSAKIAGERRALFLKADSIFATVTQKLPDWPYGYYWRASTLYNAYDRQENVDKGISQPYYLKLTELAEKDPDPSKYKSYLKLAYSYLAFHAANTLKDEAKAKEYWEKLLTVDPDNVAAKEALGLATPTAETQPAAGAKAGAKTKTAATPKKK, from the coding sequence ATGAAATTAGTAGCACTGGTAATTGGTTTATTAGCGTTTGTTAATTTACACGCACAAACGACGCAGGACGGCTTAGCATTGATACACGGAGAACGTTACAATGAAGCAGGCGATTTATTTAAAAAACTTGCGGAAACAGCTCCTTCTGCTGATAATCAATACTATCTTGGTTATTATTACATAAAAACCAATCAACTGGATGAAGCGCAGAAAGCCTTTGACAAAGGTTTAACGATTGATGATAAATCTTATCTGAACAAGGTAGGACAAGGAACAGTAGCACTTGCCAAAGGCGAAACAGCAAAAGCGAAAGAACTTTTCGCAGAAGCTGAAAAGAAAAAGAAAAAGGATGCGGAAGTCCTTTTCAGAATCGGAGAGGCTTACACATTGTTCGAGAAAAACAATGATCCAGCTGAGGCAATCAGACTTTTGGATGAAGCAGTTAAGAGAGATAAAAATCTTGCTGACGCTTACTTGGCAAAAGGTGATGCACTCATGCTTCGTAATGAAGGTGGGGCTGCGGTAACGGCGTATGAGTATGCTCTAACTGCAAAACCGAACTATGCAACTGCGCACAATGCAATCGGATCAATTTACCTGCGTGGTAAAAACTACAACCTTGCTCTTGAGAATTACAAGAAAGCAATAGAAGCAGATCCAAACTTTGCTCCTGCGTATAAGGATCTTGCTGAGTTGTATTTCTTTGCTCAGAAATATAAACAAGCAGCTGAAAATTTCGATTTGTATATCCAGAAAAGCGGAACTACTGATCCTGAAATGAAATTGCGTGCTGCTCAGTTTGCATTTACAGCTGACGATTACGCAAAATCATTACAATTGCTTGAAGAGATCAAAGGCAAAATCAATAACCCAATTACATTGCGTATGTACGGCTGGTCTTATTTCAAGACAAACAAGCCCGATGAAGCCATTCAAAACCTGACTGAATTTTTGAAAGTAGCACCAGACAAAGTGATCGGTGACGATTACAAATATCTTGGTCGTGCATACAACCAGAAAGTAACAGACGGAAAAGGTTATGATTCGACTGGTGTTGCTTATATGCTGAAAGGCGCTGATATGGATACCAGCAAAGCAGAAGCAGCGACAGCTTATAAGGAAGTAGCAGCATTGTACTATGCTGCAAAAGATTTCCCGAATGCAGCGGCAACTTTTGAAAAAGGGATCGCATTGGATACGTCGAAAGCAAGTGCCAACGATTATTACTACACTGGACTATCTAACTTCCAGATGGCAACTGCGAACGTGCTTCCAACTGCAGCAGATTCTAACTATGCAGATAGCGCTAAGATTGCGGGCGAAAGACGTGCATTGTTCCTGAAAGCAGATTCAATATTTGCGACAGTAACTCAGAAACTTCCTGACTGGCCATATGGATACTATTGGAGAGCAAGTACGCTTTACAATGCTTATGACAGACAGGAAAACGTAGACAAAGGCATTTCTCAGCCTTATTACCTGAAATTGACTGAACTTGCCGAAAAGGATCCCGATCCAAGCAAGTACAAGTCTTATCTGAAACTGGCTTACAGCTACCTTGCTTTCCATGCGGCTAATACATTGAAAGATGAAGCGAAGGCCAAGGAATATTGGGAAAAGTTGTTAACGGTAGATCCGGATAATGTAGCGGCCAAAGAAGCATTAGGTCTTGCTACTCCGACAGCAGAAACACAACCTGCGGCTGGCGCGAAAGCTGGTGCTAAAACGAAGACTGCAGCTACACCGAAGAAAAAATAA